Proteins from a genomic interval of Rhodococcus rhodochrous:
- a CDS encoding class I adenylate-forming enzyme family protein — protein sequence MSGTVVDALTYWARSKPDLPAIDFAGDVVTYAELSTWADGVAHDLASRGVTRGDRVALLGVNSLEWAVAALAAMKVGAIAVGLNQRMLARELVTLVDDCEPTVVVCDEALLSRLEEVQQERNTFAIAVFEKDVRPLREGAHTRFPTPIVEMGDPTAIVFTSGTTGNPKGVIFTHATIAGEMHEWHLMEPIQPNGLRPLLVLPLFSAAGIIWGISRVVLHGGTLFLQPGFDPVEALRVLNEDKANTLTGPPILFEQIAKAPGFTESDLSHMVTAHVGGARVPVDLLRKWQAQGVALRQIYGQTEIGGSATAMPRDEAAEHPDKCGYGGIFTKIRVVDPDGNNLPPNETGQILLRGPGMMPGYWRNEAATKEALRDGWLYTGDLGKLDENGYLTYVDRLKDMIISGGLNISPAEIETVINRIPGVEEVAVISVPDAKFGETPAALVRATTEMKESEIVDFCNEQLADYKVPRYVVFMDEPLPRMPSGKIAKRQLRDAFANVPDNYEKVR from the coding sequence ATGAGCGGCACCGTTGTAGACGCGCTGACCTACTGGGCCAGGTCGAAGCCCGACCTCCCCGCGATCGACTTCGCCGGTGATGTCGTGACCTACGCCGAACTGTCCACCTGGGCCGACGGCGTGGCCCACGACCTCGCGTCGCGGGGCGTGACGCGAGGCGACCGAGTCGCCCTCCTCGGCGTCAACAGTCTCGAATGGGCCGTGGCTGCGCTCGCCGCCATGAAGGTCGGGGCCATCGCCGTCGGTCTCAACCAGCGCATGCTCGCCCGTGAACTCGTCACCCTCGTGGACGATTGCGAGCCGACCGTCGTCGTCTGCGACGAAGCGCTGCTGTCCCGCCTCGAAGAAGTTCAGCAGGAGCGAAACACCTTCGCGATCGCGGTGTTCGAGAAAGACGTCCGTCCGCTCCGGGAAGGTGCTCACACACGATTCCCCACCCCGATCGTGGAGATGGGCGATCCCACCGCCATCGTGTTCACGAGCGGCACCACCGGCAACCCCAAGGGCGTGATCTTCACGCACGCGACGATCGCCGGTGAGATGCACGAGTGGCACCTCATGGAGCCCATCCAGCCGAACGGACTCCGGCCGTTGCTCGTACTGCCGTTGTTCTCCGCGGCAGGGATCATCTGGGGCATCTCGCGGGTCGTCCTGCACGGCGGAACACTGTTCCTCCAGCCCGGATTCGACCCCGTCGAAGCTCTGCGTGTTCTGAACGAGGACAAGGCCAACACTCTGACCGGCCCCCCGATTCTGTTCGAGCAGATCGCCAAGGCACCCGGTTTCACCGAATCCGATCTGAGCCACATGGTCACCGCTCATGTCGGCGGAGCCCGGGTCCCCGTCGACCTCCTCCGAAAGTGGCAGGCCCAGGGGGTGGCTCTGCGGCAGATCTACGGCCAGACCGAGATCGGCGGCTCGGCAACCGCCATGCCGCGTGACGAAGCCGCAGAACACCCCGACAAGTGCGGATACGGCGGCATCTTCACCAAGATCCGGGTCGTGGACCCGGACGGAAACAATCTCCCGCCCAACGAAACCGGCCAGATCCTGCTGCGCGGACCCGGCATGATGCCCGGATACTGGCGCAACGAAGCTGCGACGAAGGAGGCGCTCCGCGACGGCTGGCTCTACACGGGCGACCTCGGCAAGCTCGACGAGAACGGGTACCTCACCTACGTCGACAGGCTCAAGGACATGATCATCTCGGGCGGCCTGAACATCTCCCCGGCCGAAATCGAAACGGTCATCAACCGGATACCGGGCGTCGAGGAGGTCGCGGTGATCAGCGTGCCCGACGCCAAGTTCGGCGAGACGCCGGCGGCTCTGGTACGAGCGACGACCGAGATGAAGGAATCCGAGATCGTGGATTTCTGCAACGAGCAACTCGCCGACTACAAGGTGCCGCGCTACGTCGTGTTCATGGACGAGCCGCTGCCCCGCATGCCCAGTGGCAAGATCGCGAAGCGTCAACTGCGTGACGCCTTCGCGAATGTGCCGGACAACTACGAGAAGGTCAGGTGA
- a CDS encoding 4Fe-4S binding protein, giving the protein MTYVVTQACCNDATCVAVCPVNCIHPTPDEAQYARTEMLYIDPDTCIDCGACADVCPVDAIVPDSDLTPETEIYRDLNAAYFLGNPSVSGPTEVAPEPTRVVERSGTLRVAIVGSGPSAFYAAEELLKRRDVDVEVSMFERLPVAGGLVRFGVAPDHQTTKAVDRLFSRTGGREGFRAFFGVEIGRDIGIEELLTHHHAVVHASGASDDRKLGIPGEDLPGSVAAREFVAWYNGHPEFADRTFDLSGRRVVVVGNGNVALDVARILARDPDHLVPGDLAEHALNALRKSAVEEVVVLGRRGPEHAAFTTPELLALGSLPEVDVTVHGGYETPADAPIKLRTLAEYAQRPPRPGHRRIVLRFHGSPVEILGDGRVEGLRIAPFAGDGPAEDLDAAMVLRSVGYRGRPVPGLPFDDERGTVPNVEGRVIDPAEGRPVQGAYVAGWIKRGPTGVIGTNRYCAAETVETIVADFAQNRLRDPAGTADELAEVVRSRCPEVIDFDGWKRIDRHERLEGRRQGRARHKLVEIDAMLAVARDAGDISGLPR; this is encoded by the coding sequence ATGACGTACGTAGTCACTCAGGCCTGCTGCAACGACGCCACGTGTGTCGCCGTGTGCCCGGTGAACTGTATCCACCCGACACCCGACGAAGCGCAGTACGCGCGCACCGAGATGCTCTATATCGATCCCGACACGTGCATCGACTGTGGAGCCTGCGCCGACGTGTGCCCGGTGGACGCGATCGTTCCCGACAGCGATCTCACTCCGGAAACGGAGATCTACAGGGATCTGAACGCGGCGTACTTCCTCGGTAATCCGTCCGTGTCCGGCCCCACCGAGGTGGCCCCGGAGCCCACCCGGGTCGTCGAACGCTCCGGGACCCTGCGGGTGGCGATCGTCGGTTCCGGCCCGTCGGCGTTCTATGCCGCGGAGGAGTTGCTGAAGAGACGCGACGTGGACGTCGAGGTGTCGATGTTCGAACGGTTGCCGGTCGCCGGTGGGCTCGTCCGCTTCGGGGTGGCCCCGGACCATCAGACCACCAAGGCAGTCGACCGCCTGTTCTCCCGCACCGGTGGCCGGGAAGGTTTCCGGGCGTTCTTCGGGGTGGAGATCGGACGGGACATCGGTATCGAGGAACTGCTCACTCACCACCATGCGGTCGTCCACGCGAGCGGAGCATCCGACGACCGGAAACTCGGAATTCCCGGGGAGGATCTGCCAGGTAGCGTCGCGGCCCGCGAATTCGTCGCCTGGTATAACGGGCATCCGGAATTCGCCGACCGCACGTTCGACCTGTCCGGTCGACGGGTGGTGGTCGTCGGCAACGGCAATGTCGCTCTGGACGTGGCACGCATCCTCGCGCGGGACCCCGACCATCTCGTACCCGGAGATCTTGCCGAGCACGCGCTGAACGCGTTGCGCAAGAGTGCCGTCGAGGAGGTGGTCGTGCTCGGCCGGCGCGGCCCCGAGCACGCCGCTTTCACGACCCCGGAACTTCTCGCGCTGGGCTCACTGCCGGAGGTCGACGTGACCGTGCACGGTGGGTACGAGACTCCCGCCGATGCGCCGATCAAGTTACGGACGCTGGCCGAGTACGCACAGCGCCCGCCGCGGCCCGGTCACCGGCGAATCGTCCTGCGCTTCCACGGCTCGCCGGTCGAGATTCTCGGGGACGGCCGAGTCGAGGGCCTGAGAATCGCGCCTTTCGCCGGAGACGGGCCCGCGGAGGATCTCGACGCGGCGATGGTCCTGCGTTCGGTGGGCTACCGGGGGAGACCTGTGCCCGGCCTGCCGTTCGACGACGAACGCGGCACGGTCCCGAACGTGGAGGGGCGCGTGATCGATCCTGCCGAGGGCCGTCCCGTGCAGGGCGCGTATGTCGCGGGGTGGATCAAACGGGGGCCGACCGGCGTGATCGGCACCAACCGATACTGCGCCGCGGAGACCGTCGAGACCATCGTCGCGGATTTTGCGCAGAACCGGCTTCGCGACCCGGCCGGCACCGCGGACGAGTTGGCGGAGGTCGTGAGGTCGCGCTGCCCGGAGGTGATCGACTTCGACGGGTGGAAGCGGATCGACAGGCACGAACGACTCGAGGGGCGTCGTCAGGGCCGCGCGCGGCACAAGTTGGTGGAGATCGACGCGATGCTGGCGGTCGCGCGGGACGCCGGCGACATTTCGGGCTTGCCTCGATAA